The Prosthecobacter sp. SYSU 5D2 nucleotide sequence CAGTGGCCAGGACCAGCACATCTGCATCCTTGGCTGCATCCAGTGCACTTGCCGCCAGACGGATCTTTGCGGCCACGGGCAGCTCCTGCACCTTGCTCATGGCCTTGGGATCATAGGCACTGACCAGCGCCCCCTCCGCCACAAGCCTTTCGACAAGCTCGACGGCCACCGATGCCCGCACATCATCCGTATGAGGTTTGAAGCTGAGTCCCCACACGGCCACTTTTTTTCCCGTCATGGTGCCCAAGGCCTCACGAATCCCATCCAGAAAACGGTTCAACTGGCGGTCATTGATTCTCTGCACTTCTTTGAGCAGCTCAAAGGGCTGCCCGCACTGCTCGCTGATGGCGATAAACGCAGCAATGTCCTTCGGAAAGCAAGATCCTCCATACCCCAGTCCGGCGTTCAGGAAACCGCGCCCGATCCGCCGGTCCGCTCCGATGCCCTCTGCCACTTTTTTCACATCCGCACCGCTTACTTCACAGATCTCCGCCAGCGCATTGATGTAGCTGATCTTGAGGGCCAGAAAGCTGTTGGCCGCGTGTTTGATCAGCTCAGCACTGTTAATATCCGTCACCAGCACCGGCGCCATGAAAGGCTCATAAATCTTCTGCATCAGCGCCAGCGCCCGGTCACTGTTGCCGCCGATCACAATCCGGTCCGGCTTCATCAGGTCTGCCACCGCACTGCCTTCCCGCAGAAACTCAGGATTGCTCACCACGTCAAATTCGACACCCGGCCTCGCGTGTTCACGGATGGTC carries:
- a CDS encoding UDP-glucose/GDP-mannose dehydrogenase family protein; amino-acid sequence: MKLSIIGSGYVGLTTGACFAEAGHHVLCVDSDAEKVNSLKAGEIPIFEPGLEALVKKNVAARRLGFTTSTEEGVDHGEVLFIAVPTPPLEDGSVDLSYMEKVAREIAQHLSSYRVIVDKSTVPVRTGEQVARTIREHARPGVEFDVVSNPEFLREGSAVADLMKPDRIVIGGNSDRALALMQKIYEPFMAPVLVTDINSAELIKHAANSFLALKISYINALAEICEVSGADVKKVAEGIGADRRIGRGFLNAGLGYGGSCFPKDIAAFIAISEQCGQPFELLKEVQRINDRQLNRFLDGIREALGTMTGKKVAVWGLSFKPHTDDVRASVAVELVERLVAEGALVSAYDPKAMSKVQELPVAAKIRLAASALDAAKDADVLVLATEWPEFASADLEALRSTMNSPLIFDGRNLLDPLAVRDFGFQYRGIGRGNVAERG